The stretch of DNA TAGTTTATGTTTGATATCATTCCAATCAATGACTAATTTGATTCGTACTTTTTCTTAGGTCACAGAATCAACAGATTTCACAGAGCTCGTCAACCAGGAGCCATGGCTTTCGTCTATGAAGTTGGTTGTGAAACCTGACATGCTGTTTGGTAAACGTGGGAAGAGTGGCCTTGTGGCACTCAACCTAGATCTTGCTCAGGTTCGCCAATTTGTCAAGGAGCGGCTGGGAGTTGAGGTAGTTAACACACAAACATTTTCTTGCCTCTAAAAGCTTGTTGATTAGAACTATTTCTGAGCTGTCTGGCATGCTGCTGTCTGTAGGTCGAGATGGGCGGCTGCAAGGCTCCTATCACAACATTCATCGTTGAGCCATTTGTTCCCCATGATCAAGAATATTATCTTTCAATTGTATCTGAGAGGCTTGGCTCCACAATTAGCTTCTCAGAGTGTGGAGGTATTGAGATTGAGGAGAACTGGGATAAGGTCAAGACAGTTTTTCTTCCCACAGAGAAGGCAATGACACCTGATGCTTGTGCTCCATTGATTGCCACCCTACCATTGGAGGTAAGCTTACATTGTTATCTTCCCTATCTCGTGCTCTTTATTTTGATACTTTTGATTAAACCCATTTTTGACTCAGTTCCTCTTATGTTAGAATTTAATACTGATGATACTTCGTTTAGTTCTGCATTAGCCATCATGTGCTTAGGTCGCTCATGTATTCTGTCtgaatttcaggttcgcacaAAAATAGGTGATTTCATTAGAGGCGTGTACTCTGTTTTCCAAGGTAACATGCAGTTTAAAAATGAAGATAATCTGATATTATTGCTTTACCTTGAAATCCTGTACTCAATTCATTATGTTGGTCTTTTGGCAGACCTGGATTTCTCATTCCTTGAGATGAATCCGTTCACCATGGTGAATGGGGAACCATATCCTCTGGACATGAGAGGAGAATTGGATGACACGGCTGCTTTTAAGAACTTTAAGAAGTATGATTCGGGCTTTTGTCTAGCTTTCAGAGTCCAGTTCCATCCTTTCACCATGCTAGTCGTGCTAACCAGAGGTTCCATTTACAGGTGGGGAAACATTGAGTTCCCTCTGCCTTTCGGAAGAGTCCTCAGCCCCTCTGAGAGCTTTATCCATGAATTGGATGAGAAGGTATCCTCatattacttttcttttttctctcctctgaAATCTGCTGCCTGTTAGTGACTAGCACTTACATTTGTAAGCAAATTGTATCTCATTGCCTCTGAATGCAATATTGAGTCTTGAATTGAGGATGGCCTGATTTTTCAGACAAGCTCATCGCTGAAGTTCACAGTTCTGAATGCAAAAGGGCGCATTTGGACAATGGTTGCAGGTGGTGGTGCTAGTGTCATATATGCTGATACTGTAAGTCTAACTCTATCCATATCTTATTTAGGTTAAGTTTTGAAGTTTATCAGCACTCTTCAGAATCTGAATTCTATTACCAGGTTGGAGATTTGGGATATGCGTCAGAGCTTGGAAATTATGCAGAATACAGTGGTGCTCCCAACGAGGAGGAGGTTCTGCAGTATGCTAGAGTGGTTTTGGATGTAAGGGCTCCAAAGGAACCTATCACCTGACAAATCTATCCATTATATTTCCTCTCTGACAAAATAATATCTGAATCTTTGTAGTGTGCCACTGCTAATCCTGATGGCCGTAAGAGAGCCCTTCTCATTGGAGGTGGTATAGCTAACTTCACCGATGTTGCTGCTACATTTAGTGGCATCATTCGAGCTTTAAGAGAGAAGGCAAGTTTCAGTTGGATCATTGTTATGTCCCCAACTACACACCACCTGTCTCTATTAAAATCCTCATCCGTCTTATTGTTGTCTCGCTTCCAAATCTGGTGCCAGGAATCCAAATTAAAGGCTGCAAGGATGAACATTTATGTTCGGAGAGGTGGTCCAAATTACCAAACCGGCCTTGCCAAAATGCGTACACTAGGTGCAGAGCTTGGTGTCCCAATTGAGGTATGCACCTACTATGTTCTTCCAGAAAACGTAGCTTTCCAACCATTTCCTATACTAATCAGAATTCGTCAGTGATGAACTTTATTAGACAGTAGACATAGGGCACCATTGGACCATCCTCATGATCATAACAGGCGAGCTGAATTCACTGAATTGCAGGTGTATGGACCAGAAGCAACAATGACTGGAATCTGCAAGCAAGCCATCGATTGCATCATGGCCGAAGCATAATTCAGACTATGATCTGCGCTGTTGCCAGCTTTGCGTCCGTTTTGTTTCAGACATTGTCAAAGTGAGGTGttgcatttttctttcagagtgtgtgtgtatgtggaTGTCGTTGGTGTAGAACAAAACGAAGAAAGATCGTATTGTTTAGAATAAACTGCCACTACAAGTCTGTAACGTAATTACTCAATAATGTTAAATCTTGGTTTATATTTCTGGATCCTCTGTGCTTCGGTACAGTTTAGTTGGCCTGATCCACCAAACTCAGAAGAGAACCATTGATGAATTTTATCTTATCTTCTGGTCCTAACCTCCTAGATCAATCGTACTCTCCTTGATATAAcgttttctatatttttttcccacgGAGATCTAAGGAAGGTGAGGGGGCATGCCTGATGGTTTGACATGGGGAAATTAGCTGAAGGAATTAAATCAGAGATAGATATGGGCTGGTTTATGTTCACCCATCAGAATCCGTGAAATTTTAAGGTTTCAATGTTGGACGAAAGTATATTTCGAGTGAAATTTCGACTGGTCTAcgggatttaaatttgaaacagGCAAACCTGAtcaaaatttggaaaaaaaaaggtgtcaTATCACTTTGGTCAGGATCTAGCACTCAATTGGAAAAGTGAACCCACTTGGAATCTGTTGAGATGGTAAGGAATTTGTTACACAAGTTAAGGAATTTGTTACACAAgttagtactccctctatttcatgatataaaatatttgcctttttttttacaatgtttgatcatgtcttattcaaaaaattatgaaaatatcattta from Oryza brachyantha chromosome 12, ObraRS2, whole genome shotgun sequence encodes:
- the LOC102700290 gene encoding ATP-citrate synthase alpha chain protein 3 produces the protein MARKKIREYDSKRLLREHLKRLAGIDLQILSAQVTESTDFTELVNQEPWLSSMKLVVKPDMLFGKRGKSGLVALNLDLAQVRQFVKERLGVEVEMGGCKAPITTFIVEPFVPHDQEYYLSIVSERLGSTISFSECGGIEIEENWDKVKTVFLPTEKAMTPDACAPLIATLPLEVRTKIGDFIRGVYSVFQDLDFSFLEMNPFTMVNGEPYPLDMRGELDDTAAFKNFKKWGNIEFPLPFGRVLSPSESFIHELDEKTSSSLKFTVLNAKGRIWTMVAGGGASVIYADTVGDLGYASELGNYAEYSGAPNEEEVLQYARVVLDCATANPDGRKRALLIGGGIANFTDVAATFSGIIRALREKESKLKAARMNIYVRRGGPNYQTGLAKMRTLGAELGVPIEVYGPEATMTGICKQAIDCIMAEA